The genomic window ATGTGAACTGGAATAGTTCAAATCcccgagtgtgtgtgtgtgtgtgtgtgtgtgtgatgcaAGTGTGGCTCAACATAATcttctttaaagaaaaaaaaaaaaaaaatggatctgCTATCTTTTCCCTACCATTTTATCAAACACCTGTAACGTACCAGAGCAGCCCATCTTTTACCTACCCAAATGAAACGAACTGAAGGTCTTCATGAAGGCAGACCTTCTCAACCATTTTGCCGAACTTCTATTTCTCCTTTGGTCAGCAAGCCTTGATCCACGCATACAATGTTCGAGTCAACCACATGGGTGGATTTCTCCTTCCTTCCCTCTCTTCTTCGTTAGTGGCCAATCGGAATACTTGGCGAAGGAATGGAGTACCAGAATAGTTGATCGGAGCCGCTGGAACGGCTGACCGGCCATATTGTCGGTGTGGGGAACAAAGTGACGAAGTAGTTGATTCGAGCTCCGGGATGGTTGATCCAAGCACTAGGATGCCCAAACGGAGTGCCCTAGTGGTCGATGTATCAAATTAAAGGCCGAGGTGGTCTGAGAGGAGAGTGGTCTTGGACGAGCCGATCGGAGCGTCGGAATGGCAAACCTGAGAACGGAAAGCAGGGTAAGATAGCTCGGTTCAAGAACGAAGAAATAGAAGTCATAAGCTCGAATAAGATCGAGAGACTACTGATTCGTTTCGTGAGATGCTGCATCTTTTCCGCAGTCGCTTTGGCTGCGAGTCAAAATGCTGCCATTTGAACCTACTTTGTAACTCAAGTTGCTGCATCTCAGTGAATTGCAGGAAACCAAACATGTCTGCGTTCTCGTGGCTGCATATGGATTTGCAGATAAAGACGAAGTAATTGATCTGAATTCCAACTAAATgggggggaaaaaaagaaaacaaaaagaaaaaacgaGAAGTTTGGCAGCTCtggggagaaagaaaaaaaaaaatcagtaccattttttaaaaaaatcggtacttttttttttctcttgggaaATTGATGACTATAACGTCGCCACCATTGGTGGTTGCTTTGACAACATCCCCAACCCATATGCAACATACAGCCTCAAAGtgactcaaaaatttatttttttcatcaagaaGAAGTTGCACACATAATTTTATCACTGTTTTATTTGCCTCTTTCGACTACTCTACACCACAGATCATTTTATTTGAAGCAGCAACAAGATTGCTTAACATATATTGCGTAGTGCTACGTGTTATGGATTGGTATATGTGCCAAAATATCTAACAGAGAGAAATACAAAAGAGGTGTAAATCAGTAATCAAAGTTATAGAACTGATCCAGTGAGTACCAATCACCAATCACAAGATCTTGATGGTGAAACATATCATCCTCAAGCAGTGGTTGGAATCCTGGAAACATTGGTTGGGGAGTCCAACAATCTGACGCAGTGACGTCATTACCGGTAACAACTCCTTCCGAGGAGAATGTCACCGACTCAGAGCTGCCCGGATCCAGGGAGAAGTTGCTGTCCTCTGGATACATTTGGTTCTCAAATCGAGCTTCCGTGATCTCCCAGCCTCCAAGCTGATTCAATCCTTGGTCAGGCATTTGGTTCATCACCGAAGTCGACGCACCTCCCATCACACTGAAAGACTCGTCCATGATTTCTCCCGGCAATTCGGGAACAGCAGGATCGGAGTTCAACACAGGACACTGGTTAACAAACTTGGTGTAAAGTAGCGCAAGGTCAATCGCGGATCCCTCAGAAGGGGGAAGCTCGCTCTTGTTGGAATGATGGGAACTCCCTCGCATGCCATCGTGCTGTGCATGGCCGGAACGATCAGAATCCAGCAGTCCATGACTGTCGTAAATTAGATTGCTGAGGGACGTAGGATGATTTGCTTGCGATCTCGCAGATTTCCCACGCCGGTTCTTGCGGCACCCACCACCGACGGGGACATTCCGAATGGTTCCCCCTTTGGTCCAATACCTTCTGCAGCCTTTGCAAAAGTAGCGAGGCTGTGTTAAGCTGTAGTTGTTGTAGTAGCAGAACTTGGTGTTGGAGGAATCACATCGGGGGCAAACAGGTGCTAGCTCCATGTTGGGCTTCCAGCTATGGTACGCCATTAATGACCTCTGAGGAGGGTAAGGGAGCACTCGAGACAACATCAAGAGTAAACCTAGCTAAGAGGGGACGAAGAGATCTATAGGTGGTAGGAGTGGAGGAGGAGATGGGAGAGTGAAGTTAAAGAACAGAGAGAGGATCGAGAGAGCTAGttcagatagagagagagagagagagagagagagagagagtgggggggGGAAGGATTTTACGCGTGCGTTCTCTCTGTCGCTGCACGCTTCCCCATGTGCACGCGCATGGGGGGAGTACGTAAGCCATCGGCTACGGTCGGGGAGAAAATGTTAGGGAGAAATTATTGGGGGTCTTAGAAAATGCTCGCAGAGAATTTTCTGTACGAGCACATAAGCTAGCGTTCGTGCTTGGTGAATGCAAATTTCTGACAGCAGATTTTGCGTCTGCATACGAAGATATATGCGGGCGCCAGGAGAAGAACCGTCGTGGCCCATTTGGGAGCCGGTTAAGCTCCCCGCCTTGGCGTCGGCGGGTAAGTCGTGTCCTCGTGGTGAACGCGTTGAGCATTTGATTGGCTATCTGGAAGAGAAACATCAGACCTACGGTGAGCGGTAGGGGAGGCAAACTCCTAGGGAATGCGAAAACCCGACCTCTCCTCCGGAACACCGGAAACGAGGCGAAAGTGAAAGATAGCTGTATTTGGTAAAAAGACCAAAACACCCTTTAAGCCACATGGTACAAGGTACTACGAGTGGACCCCCATCATCCAACGGCTTACGTACGCATCACTGGGTGCGGGGTCCATGACCAGCACAATGGGAGACAGACGGACCGTGATGACTGTAACACGTTGTACGATCAAAAGAGATGGCAACACGTTGCATGACACGTTTCACACGGATTGAGCGCGACGGGAACGAGGTAAAAGTTTAATTTTGAGAAAGGTCAGGGGTGGCTTTGGGGAGCCCAGACTGGGAACAGGATAGCGGGTCCACCGGAGGGGTGAGGTCACATGGATCTTTGTGGTGCACGAGCAGGTGATGGGGGAGATCACGTGTGGCCTGCGGATATCACGGCGCCACGTCAATCTCTGTCTCACCTGGAATACCGATGGACCACgactaaaatattttatttttatattaaaaaaaattatatctttcatCGTGTATACCACGTGATCATGCATGTAGATAATCACAATGTTTTGTTATTACGAAACCCATTCATTAAATGTGCTCATCCCGTCACATCTCGGTGCACTGCCATAAACGGCTATGATTGTTTATGTACATGATTGTATGGTGCAtataatataaaatctaatctccaAATTTTCTTAGCGTTGTACGTAGAGTGCAATGAAGAGTTGATTCGGATGATTCATATCCTCGTCCAGACTGCGATGTTGGGGATTAGTGTAAAGTTGAGAAACTTGGATTGGATTGGAGACCATAAAAGGATATAAAAAGCACACAAGTTTAATATACCAAAATATATCATTATCATCAAAAGGCACAGTATCGGATTCTCTTATGTCATTGCCGGAAGTAGGAAAAATAGAAAGAGGTAAAAAACATTACCTGAAACTAGTTACAGCTAAAGATGATTTGGTGGTTTGTGATGTGTGCTAGCCACATATATAGCCTCATAAGTCCCAACTAGTTGTAACGTTCTCAAGGCCGGTCCTGACATTTTTTAGACCTAggactaaataaaaaaataaaatcttttttattaaaaattaacatactttaaatattaattattattaaaaaattaatctacgtgcaataattttctatagatatattcaTTAAGCAATGTATAAAACCCatcattaacctatttaattattttttttattataatattatagaaagCCTTCCTTGCATCCTATTGGAACATCAATATAAGGTCTAGGTctggggcctggggcggtcgcccagTTTGACCTGCCCCAGGGCCGGCCCTGAATGTTCTATACCTTGATGCTCCGGGTAATACCACAGTAATGAAATTTATAAGCCTAGGGCTCACGGCCATAGTTGCCAAAGCAAGGACTGCAAAACAACACAACAAGCATCAATCAAGATTGGCTGAAAGGCTGGAAAAAATGAGAATCGAGAGAACATAAGTTGAGTATTTGGCGATGAAGCTTCTTAGTTGTATTGCAGAATTGTATGAATATGACCAACGATGACATGGTCGAAATCCAGTGCAGCTAAGAATGGataagaaaattagagaagaatttAACAAGAAAAAGACGGGACTTGATGGCAATGAAAACATAGCAGTAATATTATtaccaaaaaggaaaaaagatagCAATAATACCATGAATGAAAGTTGACGTATGCTGCTTTAATTCTTGTTAACTCAGGAGACAACATTAATGAATCATGAAGAATTCACATATGTTCGTGACCTCAGATTTTTGGAACAAGTATCCACCCAGACAAGACAGGTAACCGATATCTTCTCAATCCAACTGTCACATTTCTAATATCCAAATTGCCAGGCATGTGCACTGAATGATCGATGGAGACCGGCACATGTATCATATCATATGGTTGATAAAGACAGGACATACAAACCTTGTACATGGTAGGGCCTGCCACCAGCAATGAGGTGCAAATGATGTTAACAACTCACTGGGAGGGGCTGGCTGAAATTTAATCACTCATCATCTTATGTGTGTGGCTATTTTGCTCATCTTGAGAGGGGCAAGTGCAATCCTAGCGGATATGAAACTTAAGGACCAGCTTTCACAATTCATGGACCTAACTCATAACTCATCTTGATCAAGACCATTTTGGATCTAGCTTATCATACCTTATATTTAGTATTGCTAATCAAAGTTAACAAACGCTTCAACTAtgctgaaaaagaagaaaagagctaATTGATGTTCTGATAATTCCAACACCTGTTGATAACATTCCAGGCGAGAAACATTTGTATGTGTACCTCTAGGATCTCAAAAGAGTACAAGGTTGTGAAACATTGATTAAAGCGAAGGTTACAGTACGGTTAGAGGGACCTGAGGCAATGGGGAAAGAGAGGATGGTCATGGATGGCAAATACCTCAAAACAAGAAAATCTGCTAGAAAAAAGGGTGCTACCAATATTTTGGACAGGCATCTCTTGCTGAGTTTGAAATTTTGGAACTGAAATTGAAACTTTAGGTTT from Elaeis guineensis isolate ETL-2024a chromosome 9, EG11, whole genome shotgun sequence includes these protein-coding regions:
- the LOC105052057 gene encoding uncharacterized protein, with the protein product MLSRVLPYPPQRSLMAYHSWKPNMELAPVCPRCDSSNTKFCYYNNYSLTQPRYFCKGCRRYWTKGGTIRNVPVGGGCRKNRRGKSARSQANHPTSLSNLIYDSHGLLDSDRSGHAQHDGMRGSSHHSNKSELPPSEGSAIDLALLYTKFVNQCPVLNSDPAVPELPGEIMDESFSVMGGASTSVMNQMPDQGLNQLGGWEITEARFENQMYPEDSNFSLDPGSSESVTFSSEGVVTGNDVTASDCWTPQPMFPGFQPLLEDDMFHHQDLVIGDCHENADMFGFLQFTEMQQLELQSRFKWQHFDSQPKRLRKRCSISRNESVCHSDAPIGSSKTTLLSDHLGL